The following proteins come from a genomic window of Candidatus Zixiibacteriota bacterium:
- a CDS encoding glycosyltransferase family 4 protein produces the protein MRYPIRKLPPLDDLKVAIVHEWLINYSGAERVVEQLLAIFPQADLFAQVDFLPEELRGFISHKPVTTSFIQRLPGARKHYRSYLPLMPLAVEQFDLTGYDLVISNNHAVAKGVITGPDQIHISYVQSPIRYAWDLTHQYLRESGLDRGLRGWVAKLLLHRIRTWDARAANGVDRFVGNSGFIARRIAKAYRREADVIYPPVDVASFSLREQKDDYFLAASRLVPYKKIDLIVEAFASLPDRKLVVIGDGPDMAKIAAKAGPNVRILGYQPFEVLRDYMQRARAFVFAATEDFGIIPVEAQACGTPVIAFGRGGATETVVHGQTGVFFEEQTVASLVDAVREFDRLGIAFEPAIIRNHALQFSVERFQREFRSLVIDTVESMTGMRRQRALPPQETIPQSEETPSTPSRAVRVS, from the coding sequence ATGAGATATCCAATCAGGAAACTGCCGCCTCTCGACGATCTCAAAGTCGCGATCGTGCACGAGTGGCTCATCAACTATTCCGGTGCGGAACGGGTGGTCGAGCAATTGCTCGCCATCTTTCCGCAGGCTGACCTCTTCGCACAGGTTGACTTCCTGCCTGAGGAACTGCGCGGGTTCATCAGTCATAAACCCGTGACGACATCGTTCATCCAGCGGTTGCCCGGCGCGCGAAAACACTACCGCAGTTACCTGCCGCTTATGCCGCTCGCTGTCGAGCAGTTCGACCTGACCGGCTACGATCTCGTCATCTCCAACAACCATGCGGTAGCCAAAGGCGTCATCACCGGTCCGGATCAGATTCATATCTCGTACGTTCAGTCGCCGATCCGCTACGCCTGGGATCTGACCCACCAGTATCTCCGCGAGTCAGGGCTTGATCGCGGGCTCAGGGGCTGGGTCGCGAAGCTGCTGTTACACCGTATCCGCACCTGGGATGCGCGCGCCGCTAACGGCGTCGATCGCTTTGTCGGCAACTCCGGATTTATCGCTCGCCGCATTGCCAAGGCGTACCGTCGGGAAGCCGACGTCATCTATCCGCCGGTGGATGTTGCATCGTTTTCGTTGCGTGAGCAAAAGGACGACTACTTTCTCGCCGCCTCGCGCCTGGTACCCTACAAGAAAATAGACCTGATCGTCGAAGCCTTTGCTTCGCTGCCCGACCGAAAGCTCGTGGTCATCGGCGACGGACCGGACATGGCAAAAATCGCCGCCAAGGCCGGACCTAATGTCAGAATCCTCGGATACCAGCCATTCGAAGTCCTCCGTGATTACATGCAGCGCGCGCGGGCCTTTGTGTTTGCCGCCACTGAAGATTTCGGGATCATCCCGGTGGAAGCGCAAGCCTGTGGGACACCGGTCATCGCTTTCGGACGTGGTGGAGCCACCGAGACGGTGGTTCACGGGCAGACGGGTGTCTTCTTCGAAGAACAGACGGTTGCGAGCCTGGTCGATGCCGTGCGGGAATTCGACCGCCTCGGGATCGCCTTCGAGCCGGCCATCATCAGAAACCACGCCCTTCAGTTCTCCGTGGAACGCTTTCAGCGGGAGTTCCGCAGTCTTGTGATAGACACGGTCGAGTCGATGACCGGTATGCGCAGGCAGCGGGCACTCCCGCCACAGGAAACGATCCCGCAATCCGAGGAAACGCCGTCGACACCGTCGCGGGCGGTCCGCGTCTCCTGA